A DNA window from Brassica napus cultivar Da-Ae chromosome A4, Da-Ae, whole genome shotgun sequence contains the following coding sequences:
- the LOC106429247 gene encoding endochitinase At2g43590 has translation MALTKISSVFLICLFGFYSQTAKSQFCGCSPILCCSQHGYCDITDQHCGSGCQSGPCRTSREPVEKIVTQKFFDGIINQSRNGCAGKRFYTRESFLSAANTTLNFNSIVTRLEIAAMFAHFTHETEHFCYIEEVNGTSRDYCDENNMQYPCVPGKGYYGRGPIQLSSNFMYGECGDTLKLPLLSQPELVGSNSTVSFRTGLWFWMKSLRPVLKEGFGATIRAINGKECDGGNSGAVSARTGNYRDYCRQLGVDPGANINC, from the exons ATGGCTCTCACAAAAATCTCATCAGTTTTTCTCATCTGCCTCTTCGGTTTTTACTCCCAAACTGCCAAGTCGCAGTTCTGCGGCTGCTCTCCAATCCTATGCTGCAGTCAACATGGTTATTGTGATATCACCGACCAGCACTGTGGTTCCGGTTGCCAATCAGGTCCTTGCAGAACAAGTAGAGAACCTGTTGAGAAGATTGTGACTCAAAAATTCTTTGACGGAATTATTAACCAATCCCGTAATGGCTGTGCCGGAAAAAGATTCTACACTCGTGAATCTTTTCTTAGCGCCGCTAATACTACCTTAAACTTCAATAGCATTGTTACCCGGCTCGAGATCGCTGCCATGTTTGCTCATTTTACTCACGAGACCGAAC ATTTCTGCTACATAGAGGAGGTAAATGGGACGTCACGGGACTACTGCGACGAGAACAACATGCAATACCCATGTGTACCGGGAAAAGGCTACTACGGTCGTGGTCCTATCCAACTATCATCGAACTTTATGTACGGAGAGTGTGGCGATACTCTCAAACTCCCCCTCCTGAGCCAGCCTGAACTAGTAGGTAGCAACTCAACTGTATCTTTCAGGACGGGTTTGTGGTTTTGGATGAAGAGCCTAAGGCCGGTACTGAAGGAAGGATTTGGAGCCACCATTAGAGCCATCAATGGTAAGGAATGTGACGGTGGGAACTCGGGTGCCGTTAGTGCAAGGACGGGAAACTATAGAGACTATTGTAGACAGCTGGGTGTGGACCCAGGAGCCAACATCAATTGCTAG
- the LOC106429255 gene encoding endochitinase At2g43610-like, which yields MASQKMLLKNALIVLLFTLTILAETAFSQNCGKTGCKGNMCCSRWGYCGTTNAYCGTGCQNGPCKSKPKPTPTPSGSGGLNAGPRGTIASVVTPAFFNSIMSKVGNGCPAKGFYTRQAFIAAAQSFPAYKGTVAKREIAAMLAQFSHESGSFCYKEEIARGRYCSPSKTYPCQPGKNYYGRGPIQITWNYNYGAAGKFLGLPLLKDPDMVARSPTVAFKCAMWFWNLNVRPVLSRGFGATTRRINGGECDGGRPAAVQSRVNHYLDFCKKLGVTPGTNLKC from the exons atggcgTCCCAAAAAATGCTCCTGAAAAACGCTCTCATCGTTCTCCTCTTCACATTGACCATCTTAGCAGAAACCGCGTTTTCGCAAAACTGCGGTAAAACTGGATGTAAAGGCAACATGTGCTGCAGCAGGTGGGGATATTGTGGCACTACAAACGCCTACTGCGGCACGGGATGCCAGAATGGACCTTGCAAATCAAAACCTAAACCTACTCCTACTCCCAGCGGTAGCGGCGGTCTAAACGCTGGTCCACGTGGTACCATAGCAAGCGTTGTCACACCAGCGTTCTTTAACAGCATCATGAGCAAAGTTGGAAATGGTTGCCCAGCCAAAGGCTTCTACACTCGCCAGGCGTTCATTGCGGCCGCTCAATCGTTTCCAGCCTACAAAGGAACTGTCGCTAAGCGTGAGATTGCAGCCATGTTGGCTCAGTTCTCTCATGAATCTGGAA GTTTTTGCTACAAAGAAGAAATAGCTAGAGGAAGGTACTGCTCACCGAGCAAAACGTATCCATGTCAACCGGGCAAGAACTACTACGGTCGTGGTCCCATCCAAATCACATGGAATTACAACTATGGTGCAGCCGGAAAGTTCCTTGGACTTCCTCTCTTGAAGGATCCAGATATGGTGGCTCGTAGCCCAACCGTGGCTTTCAAGTGTGCCATGTGGTTCTGGAACTTGAATGTGCGTCCGGTTTTGAGCAGAGGTTTCGGAGCCACAACGAGGAGGATCAACGGTGGTGAATGCGACGGTGGGCGTCCAGCCGCAGTGCAGAGCAGGGTTAACCATTACTTGGATTTCTGCAAGAAGCTTGGGGTCACTCCTGGAACCAACCTCAAGTGTTGA